CGACATCATGGACGCCGTAGCCGCCTTCGCCCGTCGGAGGCAGCGTGGCGTTTGTATCCTGAACGGCAGCGGGGTCGTGACCGACGTCACGCTCCGCCAGCCCGGTGCGCCGGGGGTCGTCACCCTCCACGGCCGCCTCGAGATCCTTGCTCTTTCGGGGGCTTTCCTGCCAGCGCCATCGCCACCCGGGGCCACCGGGCTCACAGTCTACTTAGCCGGCGGCCACGGGCAGGTGGTGGGAGGCAATGTTGTGGGCGAATTGGTCGCGTCGGGCCCCGTGATGATGGTCGCAGCCACATTCTCCAACGCGACATATGAGCAATTACCGCTCGTGGTCGAAGAGCCAGCCACGGCGGTGGCTCCACCGACCACAGAAGGATTGCCGCAGAACCCGTGTGACAGTGGAGTTGGCGTTCGATCGTCGTCGCAGCAGCCACATGGGGGATGGGATCCAGCGGCGATGCCACTGTACAATCTGCCGCCAAATCTGTTGCCTAATGGTCCGATGCCCCATGAGGTTCTCGGCGCTTGGGCATCTGCTGCAGCTCCTCGGCCACCTCCGTCCTACTAAGTCCCTACActtctcctatatatatatatatatatatatatatatatatatatatatatatatatatatacatacatatatgttccTATGTTTGTTGTACCTTTGTTATTGTAGTGTTCTTCTTGTTCATCATCCTCATGTCAATGCCATTGCATGATCTCTCTCTGCAGTAAACATATATACTGGAGTTGGAGGTTCATCAATTTCAATAAACAAATATTCTATATCTACTCACACTAAATTCATCATCCTCATGTCAATGCCTTGGTCTTGTGCATGATCAGTTGGATGCTCGTTTAGGTACAAGATGATGAAAATTTCAAATAATTACGATTATTTCTGAGATCTTCATCTTTGATGTTTCTTTCGTGCAATTACTCGAGCTCGTAGAAACCGTGCAATCTGATTCTAATCTGAAACAACTTGCAGTCTCGATGAAACTGTCCATTTGATGACTTGTATCACACCATTGCATGACAAGTTCACGGATCCTACTGTTACCAACTAAGCAGGGTTAGCATTAGGATGGTGACTGCAGCTGTGAAGGGAGATTGTTTttggtctctctctctcggtgCACTAAATTCTCCAAGCTGTTGTTTCAGCTTCAGGTTTAGGTGAGGCAGTTGGGTGTTAGGAGGTCATTCTTTCACATCAAGACAATTTTGCTTGTCTTCTTCATGATCACTAGGGGCCATGGGGACATCAAACAAGAACTGCTTGCACTCTTTTGTGGCACGAATCCTGCTCCATTTCTTCCTCTTCTGCCATCTGATTTTGTTTGGTAAAGACTGCTTGTCTCGCTGCTGCCGTGATTCTGTAACCGATACCTTTCGCTTCTCTGATGATGTTTAGCTTATGACTTCCTGCTCACGACGGAGTAAACATGATCATGAGCAGGAACATAAGTTTGAGCTGGAAGAAGCTGTCTTGCAGCACAAAAGTCGGTCAATCGGCATGCGTGGCTGTGCTACTTTGCCTTGGTCTTGCTTGTTCACACCGCATGGATATATAGTCTTGTTTGTTCACAACCATGGTCACTCAACTCTGGTTGAGTTTCCCGATATCAGGGTCGCATTTTTAAGATACGAACAGATCTATTGTCCTTGTCGAAGGATCAGTGTTGTTGTCTTAGCtaaatgatttatttttagtttgCTTATGTTCCGAGTAATGAATGTTTTTATCTTTAATTCAGAGTACTCCTCAAACTTCCATTAGGACTTGCTTTAATCATGTTAGATGTATCCTTGTCTTTCATTTGACACACAGATTAGTCCTTTGTGATGTTACGGCCTTTCTGCTATTGGTTGCTTGGTCTATTGCATTTGGTGCTGAAAATTCAAACTTGAGTTTTACTGGATGAGCAAACTGCAAGATGGCCTCTGCATTCTTGTCACACACAGTTCATTGAGTTCTTGCTACTGTGTGCGCATATGTATAACTCTGGACATGCAACACAAATTCCTTTATGTTTTGCATTGAGCTACATCAAAGGTAATTCGACTTAGAGAAAATCATGTATATGTATGTTGCAACATCATTTCTGGTTTTCTATTATCTTGAATTCTAGCTTTGGACTGGAAGCTGCTTGAAAACCATGCTATGCCTGTTTGTAAGTTTATTATCCtgctactgaagtgctaaaaacTATTCAGAATTGCGCGAGTCAAATTTGGAGATGATCGAGTTGTTGTGTTATATTATACTGTTCAACTCTTGAGATCACATGTGAGCTGAGCTGTTTAAATGTTTCATACCCAACACATGAACCTTGAATTAAGTAGGGGATGAGAGTTCCAGGACTTGTTAAGTTCAACACCTCATGCTCTCATTAAAGTCAAGTTTCATGTTCAAAGTAGAGAAAGTGCTGAGAAGTTCCTCGAGTCCTTCAGAATGAAACATGATAATATCCAGTATTGAGTCTCATTTTTGTTCCAACACTTGCCTCTTTTCAACCCAAAACTGTGCATGATGTCAATGGATTGCCAAATTTAAGTTCCTGCTAATGAATCTTAGGAGCCTCTGTTGGCAACTGAAGGCAATAGGTCAGTCATTTTTATTATGAGAAGCACGAGTGCTTGTGACTATCCTACAAATATATACAGGGATTACTCAGGTTGTGAGGACTTTTTCCTTCCTCTTGGTCCAAATTGGAACTCATGTCGATTGGCTTCTTACATCTATGTTAGCAGATTTGATCCTTAGTTACTTCTTTTGTTCTGCAAGAAACTAATTAGATACTGAAGCAGTTCCTCACATGAGAACAGCCTGATCTATTTAGATATTGGAGCTCCACTATAGATTTGATGCTGATGATACATCATTTCAGCCAAACATACCTAACAGTTGCTGAAAAATCCACAAGAGTTTATTCGATACATGACCATCACACCTTCAACCTAATTATGAATCAAAACATGAGATTCATTATATCAATTATTCAGCAGATTTGCAGTCAAGAGCTCATTGTACCCCAGAAAAATGTGATGTAACATCCATGATGAATCAAAATTGATCAGTTCATATGATGATCGTTTGCATCTCGTGTATGGATGGAAATCATGGAATAGCGTTCATGGGAGTGATGCAATCCCCCTTCACAGAAAATATAATTAGGTATAGATCAGTCAAAAAGAACAGGAAGATTGGCTAAAGATTTGGTTGGATACAGTTGATATTCCCAATCAGCTTTATCACAACTGATCTAATAAAGGGCTTCCTTCCTTTGCAAGAACAAACAAACCACCGTCACCTCTTGAGATCCTGAAATCCTCGTCGAGGTATGTTATCAGAAGCCAGGACTCAGCTCTATTTCCAGGCAGAGGGACTTTGAGAGGTGGCTGGCCAGAGATGGAACGAGTGACGTTTGCAACAGCCTCTTGTACTGGGTTCAGCGTCTGCTGAACAGGTTTCAGGTTGATACTCTGCCCAAAGATATCAAACTTCTCTGGCAGATCCAGTGTTGATGATATCTCCGGAGGCTGAAAAGTTCCTTCCTTGAACTGGACCTGCACCGGCATGAACAAGCTTGAGCTtccttgtgaaaaaaaaaaagcaaatttcGCTACCACAACTTAacctttgtgaaaaaaaaaacagCAGAAAAGCCGATCAAGTTACCGAAAGGAGAAAAAGACACAGTTGGCAGTTGCAACATTTAAACAATATATTGTATGGAAGCTTTTATATGGGTGCGTCATGGATGGTGGACGATATATCCTCCTCCTCTTTTGAACTACACATATATCGTTGTGAAGCATCAGAGTGCTTCCTGAGTAGTCTCTACTCGTTGAAACTTCAACACCACTAAGTGGTTCAATCACCAGTAAAAAAATCAGAGAAATGCTTTAGAAGATCAGAAGAAAAACAAATGCTCAAGCTGCCTGATCAAATTTAGATCAAACTGAACATATTAGAGAGGATTCTCAAGGATTCGAAATAATCAATACACAAGAACCTGTCCGGTTGAAATTAATTTTCCTAGTTGATATACAGGAAATCATCATGAAGAGGTTTCCCATGGAGTTATTCCCATCACCAACATGGCCAcatgatacaagaatttcaaGAAGAGATTCATCAATCAAGTCAGAAAACCATCTTAActggaaatatttttttttcataattgctTGAACTGTAGTTTCCACAATTTCAAAGTTCAGATCATCAAAAGAACAGTTATCCTTCCGAGAGGCATCAAGATTCCCCAAAGGATTCATTGTTCTAAAGTTGATACATGGAGCAAAATttcaatttaaaattaattttgtacAGTTTCTCAAACCATGAAATCATGACAAGGTTACAAACATAAAGGCACATTCCAAAGACATTCCTTAATCCATTTTTTCAAGAATCGAACATTAACAGCAATTCCAACAACATGCAAACACTAGAGGTGCAGTTTGCCCTTCTCTGGAATAGTATTACCAATTGACCAGTATGTGTTTCTCCAACTAAAGCAAATATGTATAATATGTCTGTTGTGATTTTTCAGAGAAATACTAGTTAATTGAAGGGAAAAAAAAGCATAATAAGAATTCACTTGTGATTAAAATGAGGATACCAGTATTCTGGACAAAACATGGGATTCAACATAGTAAAAATAAAATCACATTCCAAAGTCATTCCTCAATCCATTGTTTCAAGAATCCAAACACTAAAAGCATTTCCTATTTAACACAGACATATATGCAAACTCAACAAGTGCAGTTGCTCTTCTCTGTATTAGTGTCACTAACTGAACAGTAAGTGTTTCTCCAACTAAATCAAATATACTATGTATGTCTAAACTGTGTTTGATAAGAGCACTACTAGTTACTTGAAGGGAAGAAAAAAACATAATCAGAAATCACTTGTGACTAATATGAGGATACCTGGATTCTGGATGAACTTCGAACTCCGAAGGAAGCAGAAACACTAAAAGCAAAATTGGCAAAAGGGCTGGAAAGAGTTGTAGCATTCACAATTTCCATAGTCTTGCAGTCAATTGCTTGAGATATCCTTTTAATTTTCAACAATGGTGTTGTCCCCACTGCTAAAAGAGGTAATAGCTCAGAAGATGCTGTGTACCTAGAGCAAGTAAAAGACAACCTCTAATTAGCTAAAACAGTACACACAACATGAAGCCTTATATATAATGCCGTGATTCTTTCAATATTGAGACAATTATTTCGTTGAAATAACACGAATTTAGTAGCAAAGTGGTGGCCCCTGCTGTTAACATGCAACAGAATATATATCTCATAAAAGTTGAGACGGATTCAGTGCAATGACCCAACGGAAACTTCATCATTGTAGCAAATTATTTAGAGGACATGCAGCACCTACCCTTCTGGGTTCACAACAGCTACTTGATCTCATAGTCATTTTCCTGCCTAAAATAGCATGTTTCTTTCATATCCTCTCCTTTGTTACATCATGAAATTGTTGATTGATATGGATCATAGAACTCTGGTAATTGAGTGCTGACAGTTAACTATGCTTAGTGTAGTTGCTAAGCTTTAATCTTTCTACAGCTCATATTTGTACTCAGCAAGTTGCATATTCATCTTTAGGAATCTCAAAGGAACCTTCAAGATTATCCTACATCATGTACTAAGGATGAATCAAATTAAATGAAAGACCCTCTTCTGGTAGACAGAAAAAGTAGAGAATCATGCCAATATCTACAGGTTACAGTAACCACATTTCCATCTTCGTTTCCTCTACATGCCATAAATTTAACATATTGAAATGCAAACCCATGTTCAACCTTGAACAGTCCGATTGACGCAGGTCCCTAATGTCTATTTTCTTGGTGACCAGGAATATTTCGCGAGAAGAAAACAACTATAATCAAGAACAGGACATACCAATTACTGTGCAATGTATTGTTATGCGAATTTAAATTACCGTCATTTTCTTAGCCCCAACGAGAACTGACGAATCTGAATCCCTAAGGAACAGGAAAAGAAGGGAGAGAAAAATCCAAACAACTCACAGTAGAATCCAATTGCCATCAAGAAGCTCGGGGGCCTCCGTCGGCGCTGGAGTGGGATTTGCTGCCTCCAGCTGGTTGACCAGCTCCGAGATATCGGCCCTATCTTCGACCGATGCCCTAAACCCCAACTCCGTCCCATACAACGAGTCCACAAGGCACCGCTTCAAGTCCCCAAGGTTATCCTCGCAAGGAGTCGGGGTTCCATTTCCCGACAAATTCCCTGCTCCCCCGGGCTCTCGCCCCCATTCGTCTTCATCCACGGGAGGATCCGCCGGCGACGGCGCCTCGACCTCCGGCTCCGCCTTCTCTCCCCACTCGTCGGTGATGCCCGCCGCGAAGGACGCCGAGGCCCCCGGTTCGGTGCCCCATTCGTCCTCGTCTCTGGGGGGATCCGGCGCCGACGGCGGCTCGGCATCTGGTTCGAACTTCTCCCCCCACTCGTCGGCGATTCTCGGTTCACGGTCTTCGCCTGGGACGGCGGAAGCGGCAGCGAAGGAGGACGATCTATGGATTTTAATGGCAGCGGAGGAGCAGGAGAGGGAGGGGAGGGCGAGGGTCTTGGATAGAAGTCGATGCGGTCTGTTCGACTTCTGAGGAGCGGCGGAGGAGAAGGTTGGGAGCGAGGAAGGCAGGAGGGCGGCCATCTGGTAGCGCTGTGGTTCGTGTTCGGGTGGTCGGAATACGAAGCGGCGACAGCGGTGGTCGTTTCGCTGCCACCAAAAATATCTTCCCATTTATTCTTAtataaaagggaaaaagaaatacTGGCTCATCTGTCTTGGCCCAGATAATCGGGAGCCTTACGTTGGCTAATTAACTGGGTCCCGCATTGATATGCATGGCTTACCGGATGGACCCCGCTTCGAAATGGCCGTGCTACCGGGTTCATTTCCCATACGCTGTCTGATTTGTCGCACGAAGGACAAGTGCTGCTCGATCGGTGCAAATGGCAGCAGAATGCTATGCATTTGGAATCTTCGTAGGAAATTTTTTGCCGCCCCACAAATTTGGAATCCCGATTAGTTTGGGTGCTCATTGCATTTTGGCCACGCAAAGTACTGCTAATAATTGCACATTGGAGCttaaaaacaaataaataaataataaaataaaataaaaaactcacGAGACAATACATTTTTGTTGTGAATATTAATTATTACATTCTTGAGATCTAATAAATATACTGGATATAGTGTCTCTCGTATTATAGGAAAATAATATGACATAATTTGATGGCACGCCCTTTGGTAGCAATTCAGATAGCACCAACATGGAGCTTCAAAGTCGATTTGGCGGATCACGTCGGTGTGACACCTCAAACAAAAAGATCATCCTCCCGTGTCGTACAAGACCATGCAAGATGTAACGTCGGGTACAAACTTCCCTCGAAAAGTTTGAGATGATGTTATTAGGTACAAAGCTACTCCTAGAAAGCTCGAGAGGACATTATCGGGTACGAAGCTATCTTGCAAAACTCAGGATGAGATGTTGTCGAGTACAAAATTGCCCTACAAAACTCAAGATAGAGTTATTAAGTACGAAGTTGCCTCGTAAAGCTTGGGGTGACGTCGTTCGGTGTCGATCCATGCAGGTCGACGAGTGTttgcatgaaggatatgggttcaCCATTTAAAGGatcaacggttattaatgaattaGGTATGACCAACTCTCATGtgcaaatataaaaataaatcactTGGTTAGTACCAGGGGAGGCTTTTTTCGAATACTCGACTCTCTTTCTCTCATTCCACCAAAAGCTAATTTAAGCTTTGGAATGATCAAGTCGAGAAATCCCCCTCTCGACCTTGACCTGTTTGCAAAAGCCCTGTGATGGAGAGGCAAgtcgctcgccaagaaagataggCGCACCCGATGAGGCAAGTTGCTTACCAAGAGGGAAGGCCGCGCTCAGTCGAGAAATCCCCCTCCCGAGCTTGACCTGTTTGCATGAGCTCAGCAATAGAGAGGCAAGTCGCTCGTCAAGAGAGAGGCAAGCTCAATGAGGCTCGAACTCGACTCGACCCAACGCTCGCCCTCTCCACTCGAGTGTCTATGTGAGCGGCTTTGCGCATCGGGGATTGGATCAAGCCACGGTGACTTCTCGGCCCGGCATAAAAATTCACCAACAAAAGAAAATAGAGGTATTAATTAATTTGTaaactttattaaaaatataattgataGAATTTTAGATATAGTAAAGAACATATAAAGCGTTCTCTGTTTCTTGAATTGATGATGTTATCCGATAGAAATTGCACCCGTTCTCTGTCCAATTATGGCAGATTCGAGCTTAGtcttcttcgtcttcctcctgGAAGCGGAGGTGCTTCCCCTCCGGCGTAGGCAGCCCCTTCAACACCAACACGTTCGGCGAAGCAGCCAtcacttcctcttctccttcgatCTCGTCGTCGCTATTGTAGATGAACCTCGTGTGCTTCCCTGTGAATTCAGCCAATCTATGCTTCACATCCTGCACCCGCATCTTCTTCAGACCGTCGCACAAGCCatccaactcctcctcctcctcgtcgcccgATTTCTCAGGGGAGTCGAACGTCAGCGTCCGGTTGATGAGGAGTTCTTGAGGACCGAGGCGTTCCTCTGCGCGGAAAGCCGCCACAACCTGAACGAACTGCACGCACAACAATATATGATAGATCAAAGGACGTGAAAACCCATGGCCAAACATGGAACTAAACGATGATTAAGATGTATCGAAGGAAGAGATAGCGGAGGGAACTCCGTGCAAAGGAAGAGGCGAGCTCTTCTCAGGATACCTTTAGATGGTCGTCTTGTTCTGGATAAACACAAGGCGATGCGAACCCCACGGAAGCAAAGCCTTCCTTCGAGCCAGTCAGGTCGGGTATCTGCGGCGTATTGGCCGGCGTCGGGGCGAGAAGCCGCATCGGAGATCTAGCGAGGTCCAAGATGGAGGAGAACAGCGGCGTCGGATGCCCCACTGGCAGCTTATCGACAAGCTCAGCGTCTTCCTCAACCTTCTGCAGCAGCGTCCGCACCTGGCCACGGAGCACCTCCTCGCCCGACACGGGGGTCCTACTCGCTGGAACCCGGCTCTCGACCGACGACGACGAGGCCGTCTTCTCCACCAGTAGCCGCCCAGCGGCGAGCCCGACGACGGGCGAGTCGTTGGTGACGTCAATAAGCCCCGTCCGTTCCTCTCCGTTTCTCGATCTCGAGTGCGACTCCTCTTGCTTGCTTGCGACAGTGCATTCGGCGGCGGCCCGAGATCTTGTGTTCCTTCCCGTGGATGATGGGGTTTCCATTGCCTGTGACAACTATGAAGCCTCCAAGTCTTGGAAAGGAAGATGGAGACGCAAGAATGGAGGtgggcggaagaagaagaagaggagggggtaTAAAAGATTTGAATCGGGAGGTCTACAACGGTAACATGGACCGTTGTAGGGGAGGGAAGAGGTGAGGAAGAAAGAAAGGATCTCTTGGTTTCTTTCCTTACGAGCAAAAACTAGACGTTGACAAGGATATAAACATATGTTGCAATATTACTTCGTTTGGATTGGTGTTCTACATTCATTGTTTGCTTACGCTTTAGACCTTTATTAACACGAAGTGTGAGCCTTTTTATTCTACTATAACAATTATGTATGAATGAATCCTCTGCACGTAATCTATGTGAATTGCATACAGTTTGGTCATGACATGTAGGCTTGTTGAGAAGCTTGTTATATTGTGTGCATACGTGTCAAATCAGAAAAGTGCTAACGCTGTGGGAAACGCACGTGAACCGCTAACGTGGCATGGAGACGGGTCCCACTTCGTCCAAGAGTGGTATATCGTAGACTCTGTCGAAGCCCGGCCCGTGTCAGCCCAAAGCTTAGCGTATCCGTCCCCGTATCCTTAGCTTGTGCTACGGACTACATGTTGTATAACAAACAACACAAGTCTCTCtcccctctctcttctctctttctctctctctctcgcgcgtGGTCTTTGCGAGAGATTGCTCTCATCGGAATACCATTGGATCCGCCGCTTTGCCTTCCTCCCCTTCTGTTACTCGGTCTTCTCTTCTGTCATTCTTCGTTCTCCTCCCCCGCCGGAGATCAGTTCGCCAGACAGAGAGATTTACGCTGGTTTTTGGTTCCTGATCTAGCTTGAAGTCCCGATTCGTCTGCGATAGTGTTCGATTTCATGTAAGTATGTTCCTCCTCCTCGATCGAACGTTTTTTTTATCTGTTTCCCAATAGAATCGTGCTTTTTGTTGGGAGATATCTGTTTTTGTTTCCGTTTCGAATTTCGTCGGTGAATTTTTCAGTTCAAGATTTTAGTATATATATCCACGAGTTAGGGTTTTATAGCGAGATTTGAAGGGAAATTGAGAATTGAGTCGTTTGGGTTTATGACGTTTTCAATTCGGTTATTAGATTGGAGAATATTGCTCTTTAGAATTGATCGAGTGAGAAATAGGATGGCTTGAGAGGGaacgaaggagaggaagaaaggagAGTCAAAGTAAGTGTTACGTAGAGTTAGAAGGAGAAGTTAGACAATGGGAGGCAGCGAGACAGATTCCAAGGGGCCGAAGACATCTGCCGTGCAGGTACTTTATTCTGCTCTTGCAATTGCAAGTTTTATCCTATTCGATGGTCTAGTTTGAATCAAGAGTCTAAGACTttggtttttatttgtttaattaTCTACTTCTTCTGTTTTTTCTCCTTTCTCAGGAGCAGCCACCGGC
The window above is part of the Musa acuminata AAA Group cultivar baxijiao chromosome BXJ2-6, Cavendish_Baxijiao_AAA, whole genome shotgun sequence genome. Proteins encoded here:
- the LOC135614178 gene encoding probable plastid-lipid-associated protein 3, chloroplastic, translating into MAALLPSSLPTFSSAAPQKSNRPHRLLSKTLALPSLSCSSAAIKIHRSSSFAAASAVPGEDREPRIADEWGEKFEPDAEPPSAPDPPRDEDEWGTEPGASASFAAGITDEWGEKAEPEVEAPSPADPPVDEDEWGREPGGAGNLSGNGTPTPCEDNLGDLKRCLVDSLYGTELGFRASVEDRADISELVNQLEAANPTPAPTEAPELLDGNWILLYTASSELLPLLAVGTTPLLKIKRISQAIDCKTMEIVNATTLSSPFANFAFSVSASFGVRSSSRIQVQFKEGTFQPPEISSTLDLPEKFDIFGQSINLKPVQQTLNPVQEAVANVTRSISGQPPLKVPLPGNRAESWLLITYLDEDFRISRGDGGLFVLAKEGSPLLDQL
- the LOC103986628 gene encoding AT-hook motif nuclear-localized protein 20; translation: MGGIDPGVASATSVPALHLGNPNSVDDHRSHHFGRRDQEPNTTTTTTNSSGSNNHPNDDDGTAEDQSAGGLEAGSIEGASSTAGRRPRGRPPGSKNKPKPPVIITRESPSALRSHVLEVASGTDIMDAVAAFARRRQRGVCILNGSGVVTDVTLRQPGAPGVVTLHGRLEILALSGAFLPAPSPPGATGLTVYLAGGHGQVVGGNVVGELVASGPVMMVAATFSNATYEQLPLVVEEPATAVAPPTTEGLPQNPCDSGVGVRSSSQQPHGGWDPAAMPLYNLPPNLLPNGPMPHEVLGAWASAAAPRPPPSY
- the LOC135613518 gene encoding uncharacterized protein LOC135613518, with the translated sequence METPSSTGRNTRSRAAAECTVASKQEESHSRSRNGEERTGLIDVTNDSPVVGLAAGRLLVEKTASSSSVESRVPASRTPVSGEEVLRGQVRTLLQKVEEDAELVDKLPVGHPTPLFSSILDLARSPMRLLAPTPANTPQIPDLTGSKEGFASVGFASPCVYPEQDDHLKFVQVVAAFRAEERLGPQELLINRTLTFDSPEKSGDEEEEELDGLCDGLKKMRVQDVKHRLAEFTGKHTRFIYNSDDEIEGEEEVMAASPNVLVLKGLPTPEGKHLRFQEEDEED